In Melospiza melodia melodia isolate bMelMel2 chromosome 11, bMelMel2.pri, whole genome shotgun sequence, the following proteins share a genomic window:
- the TACSTD2 gene encoding tumor-associated calcium signal transducer 2: MEPLFGVVLGLMLAVASPAHDSCTCATNKWAVCAQDGPGNCTCRLAGSHHPVDCSTLTSKCFLMKAEMIPLREKRLWRPPQAVSDSDGMYDPDCEDSGVFKARQCNQPGSCWCVNTAGVRRSDRGGSSLRCGELVRTRWIYIELTHKRSSGAFAVPAVAEALTRLLESRYKLHPKYIAAIKYEPPLIQIRLEQSKKPSWDVDIADVAYYFEKDVNNDSVFPSNSKLSVSVNGDALAIEKLGIYYVDEKPPEFSMRQLAAGIGAVVTVVLLTAGIGVAVLLVLRWLRTRTYKKFECKEMREIKAPSLELP; the protein is encoded by the coding sequence ATGGAGCCTCTCTTTGGGGTTGTGCTGGGCTTGATGCTGGCAGTCGCTTCACCAGCCCACGACAGCTGTACCTGTGCGACCAACAAGtgggcagtgtgtgcccaggaCGGCCCAGGGAACTGCACCTGCAGGCTGGCAGGTTCACATCACCCTGTAGACTGCTCGACCCTGACTTCTAAATGCTTCCTGATGAAGGCAGAAATGATCCCCCTGAGGGAGAAGCGCCTCTGGAGACCTCCCCAGGCGGTGTCCGACAGCGACGGCATGTACGACCCCGACTGCGAGGACAGCGGCGTGTTCAAGGCCCGGCAGTGCAACCAgcccggcagctgctggtgcGTGAACACGGCGGGCGTGCGCAGGAGCGACAGGGGAGGCAGCAGCCTGCGCTGCGGCGAGCTGGTGCGCACCAGGTGGATCTACATCGAGCTGACGCACAAGAGGAGCTCCGGCGCCTTCGCCGTCCCCGCCGTGGCCGAGGCCCTGACGCGGCTGTTGGAGAGCAGGTACAAGCTGCACCCCAAGTACATCGCTGCCATCAAGTACGAGCCCCCCCTCATCCAAATCCGCCTGGAGCAGAGCAAGAAGCCCAGCTGGGATGTAGATATAGCTGACGTGGCCTATTACTTTGAAAAAGACGTGAACAATGACTCCGTGTTCCCATCCAACAGTAAATTAAGTGTCTCGGTCAATGGAGATGCTCTGGCCATTGAGAAGCTCGGGATTTACTACGTGGATGAAAAGCCCCCAGAGTTCTCCATGAGGCAGCTGGCAGCTGGCATTGGTGCCGTGGTCACCGTGGTGCTCCTCACTGCTGGCATCGGCGTCGCCGTGCTGCTCGTCCTCAGGTGGCTGCGCACAAGGACATATAAAAAATTTGAGTGTAAAGAAATGAGGGAAATTAAAGCCCCAAGCTTAGAGCTGCCCTGA
- the MYSM1 gene encoding deubiquitinase MYSM1 isoform X1, translating into MAAAEEPEVDIEGDAAAAPGDHENTASSLLQDHYLDSSWRTGNSLPWTLDSSISEENRAVIEKMLLEEEYYLSNKSLSEKIWLNQKEMEKRSMKSPHKKTGKVTVRSPTKSPGCSLKWTAEEKELFEQGLVKFGRRWTKIAKLIGTRTVLQVKSYARQYFRNKAKNGDSEKEEQSQCGSSLPMEDGAGMEAGSLRGRADPNLNAVKIEKLSDDEEVDITDDMDELLTPAFQQETGKSELSVIPKRPVEETKAVEQGGFSSAGHSSATALPKEDPQHTRPETVDALVFPAVAATCSQHLNGDKSVNLDYQQYNNLVEKAEQSGPVTCPAQGTDQELSEEQRDLADNGLLFPSPCQGDEDHQEEAEELKPPDQEVEVDRSIILEEEKQAIPEFFEGRQAKTPERYLKIRNYILDQWERCKPKYLNKTSVRPGLKNCGDVNCIGRIHTYLELIGAINFGCEQAVYNRPQPADRSRCREGKDTVEAYQLAQRLQSMRTRRRRVRDPWGNWCDAKDLEGQTFEHLSAEELARRREEEKLKPAKSSKGSRQIKSSFDPFQLIPCCLFTEEKQEPFQVKVSSEALLIMDLHSHVSLAEVIGLLGGKYSEADKIVEVCTAEPCNSLSTGLQCEMDPVSQTQASESLAARGFRVIGWYHSHPAFEPSPSLRDIDTQAEYQSYFSRGGAMFIGMIISPYNRNNPLPYSQITCLVISDEISSDGSYRLPYKFEMEQMLEEPQWELVFEKTRWIIEKYRFCHSSVPMDKIFHRDSDLTCLQKLLECMRKTLGKVTNCLIAEEFLTQIENLFLSTYKSEKNAEGSENEHSQELPV; encoded by the exons ATGGCGGCGGCGGAGGAGCCTGAGGTGGACATCGAGGGGGACGCTGCGGCCGCGCCGGG AGATCATGAAAACACAGCATCAAGCCTGCTGCAGGATCACTATCTTGATTCATCTTGGAGAACTGGCAACAGTCTT CCCTGGACGTTGGACAGCAGCATCAGTGAAGAAAACAGGGCTGTCATTGAGAAGATGTTGCTGGAGGAAGA GTATTATTTATCTAATAAATCACTTTCTGAAAAAATATGGCTCAaccaaaaggaaatggagaaaagatCTATGAAAAG CCCAcataagaaaactggaaaagtcaC GGTGCGCTCACCCACAAAATCACCTGGCTGTTCCTTGAAGTGGACAGCAGAGGAAAAAGAGCTGTTTGAACAAGGACTG GTGAAATTTGGCCGCAGGTGGACGAAAATTGCCAAACTGATCGGCACTCGAACGGTTCTGCAAGTCAAGAGCTACGCTCGGCAGTACTTCAGGAACAAG GCAAAAAATGGTGATTCAGaaaaagaagagcaaagtcagtgtgggagcagccttcccatggaagATGGGGCAGGAATGGAAGCTGGAAGCTTGAGAGGCCGTGCAGATCCCAACCTGAACGCGGTGAAAATCGAGAAGCTCTCAGATGATGAGGAAGTGGACATAACTGATGACATGGATGAACTGCTCACTCCTGCCTTCCAGCAAGAAACAGGAAAATCTGAATTATCTGTTATCCCAAAAAGGCCAGTTGAAGAAACAAAAGCAGTGGAACAAGGAGGTTTTTCATCTGCTGGCCACAGTTCTGCAACTGCTTTGCCTAAAGAAGATCCTCAGCACACCAGGCCAGAGACAGTGGATGCTTTGGTATTTCCTGCTGTGGCAGCAACGTGTTCCCAGCACCTGAATGGGGATAAATCTGTGAATTTGGATTACCAGCAGTACAACAATCTTGTTGAGAAAGCTGAGCAAAGTGGACCAGTCACATGTCCTGCACAAGGAACCGATCAGGAGCTCAGTGAGGAGCAAAGAGACCTGGCTGATAATGGATTGCTTTTTCCTTCTCCCTGCCAAGGGGATGAAGACCATCAAGAGGAAGCAGAGGAGCTGAAGCCACCTGATCAAGAAGTGGAGGTTGACAGAAGCATCATTCTGGAAGAAGAGAAGCAAGCTATTCCTGAATTCTTTGAAGGGCGCCAGGCCAAAACACCAGAGCGTTATTTGAAAATCAGGAATTATATTTTGGATCAGTG GGAGAGATGCAAACCCAAATACCTGAACAAGACCTCGGTGCGGCCCGGCCTGAAGAACTGCGGGGACGTGAACTGCATCGGGCGCATCCACACCTACCTGGAGCTGATAGGAGCCATCAACTTCGGCTGTG agcaggccGTGTACAACCGGCCCCAGCCCGCCGACAGGAGCCGCTGCAGGGAGGGCAAGGACACGGTGGAAGCCTATCAGCTGGCCCAGCGCCTGCAGTCCATG CGCACGAGAAGACGGCGAGTGCGGGACCCGTGGGGAAACTGGTGTGATGCAAAGGATTTGGAAGGACAGACATTTGAG CATCTCTCAGCTGAAGAATTAGCAAGaaggagagaggaagaaaaactgaaacctgCAAAATCTTCTAAAGGTTCAAGACAAATCAAAAG TTCCTTTGATCCCTTTCAGCTGATACCATGCTGTTTGTTCACGGAAGAAAAGCAG GAGCCCTTTCAGGTGAAAGTGTCTTCTGAAGCACTTTTAATAATGGATTTG CACTCTCACGTGTCTCTGGCAGAAGTGATTGGGCTGCTCGGTGGAAAGTACTCTGAAGCTGATAAAATTGTGGAA GTGTGCACAGCAGAGCCGTGCAACAGCCTGAGCACAGGCCTGCAGTGCGAGATGGACCCGGTGTCGCAGACTCAGGCCTCGGAGTCGCTGGCAGCGCGCGGCTTCCGCGTGATCGGCTGGTACCACTCGCACCCCGCCTTcgagcccagcccctccctgcgcgacATCGACACGCAGGCCGAGTACCAG aGCTATTTCTCCAGGGGTGGTGCCATGTTCATCGGGATGATCATAAGCCCTTACAACAGGAATAATCCTCTTCCCTATTCCCAGATCACCTGTCTGGTCATTAGTGATGAGATCAGTTCTGATGGTTCCTATC GCCTGCCCTACAAATTTGAAATGGAACAGATGTTGGAGGAGCCTCAGTGGGAGTTAGTATTTGAAAAAACAAGGTGGATAATTGAGAAATACAGATTTTGCCACAG cagtgtccccatggATAAAATTTTTCATAGAGATTCTGACCTGACTTGTTTGCAGAAA CTTTTGGAGTGCATGAGGAAGACTTTGGGCAAGGTAACAAACTGCCTCATCGCTGAAGAGTTCTTGACTCAGATAGAAAACTTATTCCTTTCCACATACAAGAGTGAAAAAAATGCTGAAGGAAGTGAGAATGAACATTCACAAGAATTACCAGTGTGA
- the MYSM1 gene encoding deubiquitinase MYSM1 isoform X2 — MAAAEEPEVDIEGDAAAAPGDHENTASSLLQDHYLDSSWRTGNSLPWTLDSSISEENRAVIEKMLLEEEYYLSNKSLSEKIWLNQKEMEKRSMKSPHKKTGKVTVRSPTKSPGCSLKWTAEEKELFEQGLVKFGRRWTKIAKLIGTRTVLQVKSYARQYFRNKAKNGDSEKEEQSQCGSSLPMEDGAGMEAGSLRGRADPNLNAVKIEKLSDDEEVDITDDMDELLTPAFQQETGKSELSVIPKRPVEETKAVEQGGFSSAGHSSATALPKEDPQHTRPETVDALVFPAVAATCSQHLNGDKSVNLDYQQYNNLVEKAEQSGPVTCPAQGTDQELSEEQRDLADNGLLFPSPCQGDEDHQEEAEELKPPDQEVEVDRSIILEEEKQAIPEFFEGRQAKTPERYLKIRNYILDQWERCKPKYLNKTSVRPGLKNCGDVNCIGRIHTYLELIGAINFGCEQAVYNRPQPADRSRCREGKDTVEAYQLAQRLQSMRTRRRRVRDPWGNWCDAKDLEGQTFEHLSAEELARRREEEKLKPAKSSKGSRQIKSSFDPFQLIPCCLFTEEKQEPFQVKVSSEALLIMDLHSHVSLAEVIGLLGGKYSEADKIVEVCTAEPCNSLSTGLQCEMDPVSQTQASESLAARGFRVIGWYHSHPAFEPSPSLRDIDTQAEYQSYFSRGGAMFIGMIISPYNRNNPLPYSQITCLVISDEISSDGSYRLPYKFEMEQMLEEPQWELVFEKTRWIIEKYRFCHSVPMDKIFHRDSDLTCLQKLLECMRKTLGKVTNCLIAEEFLTQIENLFLSTYKSEKNAEGSENEHSQELPV, encoded by the exons ATGGCGGCGGCGGAGGAGCCTGAGGTGGACATCGAGGGGGACGCTGCGGCCGCGCCGGG AGATCATGAAAACACAGCATCAAGCCTGCTGCAGGATCACTATCTTGATTCATCTTGGAGAACTGGCAACAGTCTT CCCTGGACGTTGGACAGCAGCATCAGTGAAGAAAACAGGGCTGTCATTGAGAAGATGTTGCTGGAGGAAGA GTATTATTTATCTAATAAATCACTTTCTGAAAAAATATGGCTCAaccaaaaggaaatggagaaaagatCTATGAAAAG CCCAcataagaaaactggaaaagtcaC GGTGCGCTCACCCACAAAATCACCTGGCTGTTCCTTGAAGTGGACAGCAGAGGAAAAAGAGCTGTTTGAACAAGGACTG GTGAAATTTGGCCGCAGGTGGACGAAAATTGCCAAACTGATCGGCACTCGAACGGTTCTGCAAGTCAAGAGCTACGCTCGGCAGTACTTCAGGAACAAG GCAAAAAATGGTGATTCAGaaaaagaagagcaaagtcagtgtgggagcagccttcccatggaagATGGGGCAGGAATGGAAGCTGGAAGCTTGAGAGGCCGTGCAGATCCCAACCTGAACGCGGTGAAAATCGAGAAGCTCTCAGATGATGAGGAAGTGGACATAACTGATGACATGGATGAACTGCTCACTCCTGCCTTCCAGCAAGAAACAGGAAAATCTGAATTATCTGTTATCCCAAAAAGGCCAGTTGAAGAAACAAAAGCAGTGGAACAAGGAGGTTTTTCATCTGCTGGCCACAGTTCTGCAACTGCTTTGCCTAAAGAAGATCCTCAGCACACCAGGCCAGAGACAGTGGATGCTTTGGTATTTCCTGCTGTGGCAGCAACGTGTTCCCAGCACCTGAATGGGGATAAATCTGTGAATTTGGATTACCAGCAGTACAACAATCTTGTTGAGAAAGCTGAGCAAAGTGGACCAGTCACATGTCCTGCACAAGGAACCGATCAGGAGCTCAGTGAGGAGCAAAGAGACCTGGCTGATAATGGATTGCTTTTTCCTTCTCCCTGCCAAGGGGATGAAGACCATCAAGAGGAAGCAGAGGAGCTGAAGCCACCTGATCAAGAAGTGGAGGTTGACAGAAGCATCATTCTGGAAGAAGAGAAGCAAGCTATTCCTGAATTCTTTGAAGGGCGCCAGGCCAAAACACCAGAGCGTTATTTGAAAATCAGGAATTATATTTTGGATCAGTG GGAGAGATGCAAACCCAAATACCTGAACAAGACCTCGGTGCGGCCCGGCCTGAAGAACTGCGGGGACGTGAACTGCATCGGGCGCATCCACACCTACCTGGAGCTGATAGGAGCCATCAACTTCGGCTGTG agcaggccGTGTACAACCGGCCCCAGCCCGCCGACAGGAGCCGCTGCAGGGAGGGCAAGGACACGGTGGAAGCCTATCAGCTGGCCCAGCGCCTGCAGTCCATG CGCACGAGAAGACGGCGAGTGCGGGACCCGTGGGGAAACTGGTGTGATGCAAAGGATTTGGAAGGACAGACATTTGAG CATCTCTCAGCTGAAGAATTAGCAAGaaggagagaggaagaaaaactgaaacctgCAAAATCTTCTAAAGGTTCAAGACAAATCAAAAG TTCCTTTGATCCCTTTCAGCTGATACCATGCTGTTTGTTCACGGAAGAAAAGCAG GAGCCCTTTCAGGTGAAAGTGTCTTCTGAAGCACTTTTAATAATGGATTTG CACTCTCACGTGTCTCTGGCAGAAGTGATTGGGCTGCTCGGTGGAAAGTACTCTGAAGCTGATAAAATTGTGGAA GTGTGCACAGCAGAGCCGTGCAACAGCCTGAGCACAGGCCTGCAGTGCGAGATGGACCCGGTGTCGCAGACTCAGGCCTCGGAGTCGCTGGCAGCGCGCGGCTTCCGCGTGATCGGCTGGTACCACTCGCACCCCGCCTTcgagcccagcccctccctgcgcgacATCGACACGCAGGCCGAGTACCAG aGCTATTTCTCCAGGGGTGGTGCCATGTTCATCGGGATGATCATAAGCCCTTACAACAGGAATAATCCTCTTCCCTATTCCCAGATCACCTGTCTGGTCATTAGTGATGAGATCAGTTCTGATGGTTCCTATC GCCTGCCCTACAAATTTGAAATGGAACAGATGTTGGAGGAGCCTCAGTGGGAGTTAGTATTTGAAAAAACAAGGTGGATAATTGAGAAATACAGATTTTGCCACAG tgtccccatggATAAAATTTTTCATAGAGATTCTGACCTGACTTGTTTGCAGAAA CTTTTGGAGTGCATGAGGAAGACTTTGGGCAAGGTAACAAACTGCCTCATCGCTGAAGAGTTCTTGACTCAGATAGAAAACTTATTCCTTTCCACATACAAGAGTGAAAAAAATGCTGAAGGAAGTGAGAATGAACATTCACAAGAATTACCAGTGTGA
- the LOC134422741 gene encoding CARD- and ANK-domain containing inflammasome adapter protein-like, producing the protein MIRHSNSLFTNPYAIQVLRTKKEELVQGINDPEQLLHWLIENGIFTPEKKLVLSFYRTRTAKNSRVLDILISQGERACRLFFYPCLKQVEPKLYSKIRKYVSEVNESIGDARRQLVGYLLEKDKVWFENSSEQHQGNKDRPGGKKHKGALKKKGKVTPLSRATKPRKDPAAVDIFAAVAKGSLPELEKTLKDNDLNVLNPSSETLLHVAAARGHLSIVAHLLSKGARTGVKDRRGRTALHRAAQKGHGGAVRLLLQAGASMHTLDVEGKTPLHWAAENHHSHIVSMLLKEEARSCRNQHTFLHMAALRDESSLAKMLLEAGASTEGKDKRGQTALSYAVSQGYENTAKVLLEAGATVDSNTVERAFNSNHPSIFKVLLEYSKDLSADIMELALFRAVQKNLHSVVAALIDRGTDVNAHNKKHYTPLLLACEMGKAESAEVLVEKGAKLGIRTPAADTALHLAVQAGAAAIAAVLLSRGMDTNVRNQAEQTPLHVAALRNRGALVGLLVSAGARVNAVTKDSATPLHIASHRGHADAARQLLHHKAPVNAQDKQAKSPLHLAAEQGHRTLAEMLLKARADPNAQDKEKKTPLHAAALRGHLSIVELLLAKKGRAGAKDMDGCTPLHYATVKGNADILKLLLAAGKNKNINDRNVWRKTALHIAAEYGHGELINVLLSHGAAINALDSSRDTALHCACRAGHLSAVSALLSWAQGEKANVLAENSLRKTPLQVAECNKTENQAQILTLLRKKMLIAK; encoded by the coding sequence ATGATCAGGCATTCAAACAGCCTGTTTACAAACCCATATGCAATTCAGGTCCTAAGGACTAAAAAAGAAGAACTTGTACAAGGCATAAAtgacccagagcagctcctgcactggCTGATAGAAAATGGTATTTTTACCCCAGAAAAAAAGCTGGTCCTGAGTTTCTACAGGACACGAACAGCAAAGAACTCTCGGGTGTTAGACATACTCATTTCTCAAGGTGAACGAGCCTGCAGGCTCTTTTTTTATCCATGTTTAAAGCAAGTGGAGCCAAAACTTTACAGCAAGATAAGAAAATACGTCAGTGAAGTAAATGAAAGCATTGGAGATGCCAGAAGACAGTTGGTTGGGTATTTACTTGAAAAAGATAAAGTGTGGTTTGAAAACAGCAGCGAGCAGCACCAGGGGAATAAAGACAGACCTGGGGGAAAAAAGCACAAAGGGGCTcttaagaagaaaggaaaagtaacTCCACTTTCAAGGGCAACAAAGCCTAGAAAAGATCCTGCTGCTGTTGACATCTTTGCTGCAGTAGCTAAAGGCTCCCTTCCTGAGCTAGAGAAAACACTGAAGGACAATGACCTCAATGTGCTAAACCCCTCCAGTGAAACACTTCTGCACGTTGCAGCTGCTCGTGGCCATCTCTCCATCGTGGCACATTTGCTGAGCAAAGGTGCAAGGACAGGTGTGAAGGACAGGAGAGGGAGAACAGCCCTGCACAGGGCTGCTCAGAAAGGCCACGGAGGGGCAGTCAGgctgctgctccaagctggggcTTCCATGCACACTCTGGATGTGGAAGGCAAGACACCACTGCACTGGGCTGCAGAGAATCACCACAGCCACATAGTGAGCATGCTCCTGAAAGAAGAGGCAAGGAGCTGCAGGAATCAGCACACCTTTTTACACATGGCAGCTCTTAGAGATGAGAGCAGCCTGGCCAAAATGCTTTTAGAGGCTGGTGCCTCCACTGAAGGAAAGGATAAGAGAGGACAGACTGCTCTGAGTTATGCTGTTTCTCAGGGATATGAAAACACTGCAAAAGTCCTTCTAGAAGCTGGAGCCACTGTTGATTCCAACACGGTTGAAAGAGCCTTCAACAGCAACCACCCATCCATCTTCAAAGTACTCCTGGAGTATTCTAAAGATTTGTCTGCTGACATAATGGAGTTAGCTCTTTTCAGAGCTGTACAGAAGAATCTGCACAGTGTTGTAGCAGCTTTAATTGACAGAGGCACAGATGTCAATGCCCACAACAAAAAGCACTACACTCCTTTGCTGCTGGCCTGTGAAATGGGCAAAGCAGAGTCAGCAGAAGTTCTAGTGGAAAAAGGAGCAAAGCTGGGAATAAGgactcctgctgcagacacagctcTGCACTTGGCAgtgcaggctggggctgctgccatcgcagctgtgctgctgagcaggggCATGGACACCAACGTCAGGAACCAGGCCGAGCAAACCCCGCTGCACGTCGCTGCCCTCCGCAACCGCGGGGCCCTGGTGGGGCTCCTGGTCAGCGCCGGGGCCAGAGTTAACGCTGTCACCAAGGACTCTGCCACGCCCCTGCACATCGCCAGCCACAGAGGCCACGCTGACGCTGCCCGACAGCTGCTGCACCACAAAGCTCCTGTCAACGCTCAGGACAAGCAGGCAAAGTCCCCTTTGCatctggctgctgagcagggacacagAACGCTGGCAGAGATGCTCCTGAAGGCCAGAGCTGACCCCAACGCACAGGACAAGGAGAAGAAAACTCCCCTGCACGCTGCAGCTCTGAGAGGACACCTCAGCATCGTGGAACTGCTGTTGGCTaagaagggcagagctggagctaaGGACATGGATGGATGCACCCCGCTGCACTATGCCACCGTGAAAGGAAACGCAGACATCCTAAAACTTCTGCTGGCCGCGGGGAAAAACAAAAATATCAACGACAGAAACGTTTGGAGGAAGACAGCCCTGCACATTGCAGCAGAGTACGGACATGGAGAGCTGATAAATGTCCTCCTGAGCCACGGGGCTGCCATCAATGCCttggacagcagcagggacactgccctGCACTGCGCCTGCAGGGCCGGGCACCTCAGCGCTGTCAGTGCCCTCCTCAGCTGGGCACAGGGGGAAAAGGCAAATGTACTCGCTGAAAACAGCCTCAGAAAAACCCCACTGCAAGTAGCAGAATGTAACAAAACAGAAAACCAGGCTCAAATTTTAACACTGTTGAGAAAGAAAATGTTAATAGCAAAATGA